Genomic DNA from Burkholderia plantarii:
ACGTCTTTCGTCAACCGCCCAACGAGCAGTCCCGAAAAGGACTCCGTTTGCTCCAGACGGGTACCGCCAGTTACGGCCGTGAGGTGGATGCAATGTGTACCGTCGAATACGCCGCGAATCCATACACTGCCACGCCAGCACAGGTCTTGCTCCGGATGAACGATCAGAACAGTCGGGTTAAATATCATCGCATCCGGTCCAGTGCCCAGCACGATACGGATTGTCTCTCCCTCCCTGAACTCGCCGTCAACACGAGTAATGAAGGGATTCCAATCGGGATACGCGGTGCTGTTCGATACGACCTTCCAGACATCGGCAGGCGTCCGATCAATGAATGTTTCAGCATGCGCGCTAATATCTTCGTGCAGAAAAAACAGGGGCCCAATAATCCCGACGACAATGACAGCGATGCCTTTCAGTAGCAATCCCCGCAAGCCCATATTCGCCTCGCAATCGGTCGAAATTACACCGCTACAGTTTTGAACGCACAGATTGTTGACGATCTAGCCAGCGACGTCGAGTGTCTGAAGCTGGCCGCATGCGGTCCGATGCCGACTTCCGTACACGACCCCGAACGGCCCTTCACTCTTCTCCAATCCAGTCGTTCATTTTGCAATTTCGGCGGATTCAAGGAGCCAGCCGAGAATTATCTGACACGGCGAAAGCCACACACTGGAGGTGACGACAAAGTTCACCGAGACGCTCAATAAACTGGTCGCGAGATGATGTTGACCATGCCTGACCAGAGTGCAGAGCGAGATGCGCGGAACCCACCGGGTCATTCGCCAGGGTGACTTCCAGACTATATTCCTCGCGATTCACGAACAGGCCGGTTGTAGCTCCCGGGAACTTGGCTTCAAAGATTCTCCGGACGGACTCGGCATCGCCCAAAGGGCTTACTTCGCGGACGGCGCTCAGACTTTCCGTATCGAGATTCGTTGGTCTAATGGTGATGATGTCAAAACTCATTACCGGTCCTTGTACGAGTTAGATTATGCAGGCGAGTTCCGAGGTTCTCCGGCGAATTGTCGACGATCTATGCGCCGATGTCGAACGTCCCTTCTTGGCCGACTACAGACAACCACCCAGCAACGCACGGTGCGTCACTCGCCCCCTATACCAAACGGCCAACGCTCCATCAAACGCACATAACCATCACCCATCCCCAGCCATCCAAGGCTAAAGTGGGCATACGTTCACGCGCGATTACCACGCGTCCGGAAGGCAACCAAAATCCGCCTCCCCGACTCGAAAACCACGCGTAAACGAGCGCGGCCCGCAGGTGCTACCAACACCATACGGACCGCTGACCATCACCAACTCGACCAAGGAGTTAGCCATGGCTGACACGAATCATAACGCACTCGTTTTGTTCCCCGACCGCTCCGTGACCATTCGGGAGTCTTACCGCTACATCAACGCGGACTTGGATCAAAGCACCTACCCGTCGATGAGAATCAGAGGAAAGTGGCTTGAGGACGCGGGTTTCGCCCCACCGCAGCGGGTACGAATCGAGGTAACGCTGGGGCGCCTCGTCATCACGCCGATTCCGGAAGAGGATTGCGATCACCTTGGGCGGGACGGCTTTCCGATCCTCGATCGGCAAACCGGCCTGAGGCGCCGCATGAGGTGTCCGGCCAATGATAAAAACAAACCGAACGCCTTCACCGCTTAACAGCCGAATCGTCTTCCAAACGAATCGACAAAGACGAAGCACGCGACAGCCACGTCGGCTGCGCGTGCCATCAGGCAAAACAGTTCCTTGCCAAAAGCCACTGAACACGCCCTGAAACTTCGTGTACCACCTTGCCAATTTTCATCCAGGACGGTCAGTCAGTCGAAGCCGGCCCGGCCGTCACCTTCATGTAGTTCTTTATCTCAGGCTGGCCAAGGGCAAGCACGTTGAGCATGGCAACCCCCAGCCTGCGCGCAAACTCGTCATCGATCTGATAATCGAAATCATCCAGGAGAATCGGCATTTCGAGCTTGCCTGTCACCAATGGGGCAACCTCGGCCGGATCAACGGCATGGACCGTCAGCATCCGCCGATCTTCTGCATAGGTCAAAACCACTGAATAGCGTGAATGGTTTGCCATCCGTATCCTCTGCACCGTTAAGCATTGTCGAACGCCCTATGCTCGCACAACGCTTGGCCGCGCCCCTCGTCACTTCCCCACCCGCGTCGCCCCCACCGCCTTCCCCGACCGATGCGAAGGCGCAAACAACCGCAACCCGCTAGCCACGCTCGCCGCCGCCGAGAACCCGGCCCCCAGCGCCAACGCCAGCGTCGGCCCGTGCCGCCCCACAATCCCGAAGCACAGCGCCACCAGCGCCGCCCCCGTCGCCTGCCCGATCAGCCGCGCCGTAGCGATAATCCCGCTCGCCCCACCACTGCGCTCGGGCGGCGCGCTCGCCATCAGCGCCTTCAGGTTCGGCGATTGAAAGAACCCGAACCCCGCCCCGCACAGCGCCATCCGCCAGACGATATCGGCCACCTGCGGATACGCCGGCAGCGCCGCCAGCAGCGCCATCCCCACCGCCAGCACGGCCAGCCCCACCGCCCCGAGCAAGCCAGGCGGATAACGATCCGACAACCGCCCGGCCACCGGCGCCGCGAGCGCAACCACCACCGACCACGGTGTCATCAGGAACCCCGTCTCCACCGCGCTGCGATGCAGCACGTCCTCGAAGTAAAACGGCAGCGAAACGAACGCAAGCCCCTGCGCCGCGAACGAGCACACCGCCGTGACCGCCGACAGCGTGAACACCGGCCGCCGGAACAGATCCACCGGCAGCATCGGCGCCGCATGCCCGGCCTCGCGCCGCACCAGCAGCCAGCCGAACCCGAGCGCGACGCCGGCCGCGCCGAGGCTCAGCGCCAGCGGCCCGCGCTGCGCGGCCTCGCCGAGCGCGAAGATCAGCGCCGCGAACGTGATCACGTTGAAGCACGCGGCAACCGGATCGAACGCGTGGCCGCCGCGCGGCGTCTGCGGCAGCGCGGGCATCGCCACCACGAGCGCGGCGACGCCGAGCGGCACGTTCACGGCGAACAGCCAGGGCCACGCGGCCACCGACAGGATCACCGAGGCCACGGTCGGCCCCACCGCGAACGACACGCCGACGATCAGCGCGTTCAGGCCGAGCCCGGCGCCGAGCCGGTGCGCGGGATAGAGGCAGCGGATCAGCGCGGCGTTGACGCTCATGATCGCGGCGGCGCCCAGGCCCTGCACGATCCGCGCGGCGGTCAGCATCGGCAGCGTGCTGACGAGCGAACAGGCGAGCGACGCGGCGGTGAACACGATCAGGCCGCCGATATACACGCGCCGGTGCCCGAGGATGTCGCCGAGCGCGGCGAGCGGCAGCAGCGTGGCGACCATCGCGAGCTGGTACGCGTTGATGATCCAGACGGAGGCGGCGGGCGCCGTGTGCAGATCGGCTGCGATTGCAGGCAGCGCGGTATTCGCGATCGCGGTATCGAGCGTGGCGAGCGCGACCGACAGCAGGATCGCGATCATCGCGCGCCAGTTGAACGCCGGCTCCGCGGGGCGGCTGGCGTGGAGAGTTTCGGACAAGGCAGGACTCGGCGGGACGGGCAGTGCGCGACGCGCACCGCGGATGGAACGACGCGGCGGCGCGCCTGCATCGATTCCGATCGTCAAACGCGCCGCCGCCTCGGCATTGTTACAGAGCGTCGTGATTCTTGCTCGCTCGCGGTGCCAATGAAAGCGCGTGGAAAGGCAAAAACCCGAAACCATGTCGGCACGCTGTCGGCACGCTGTCACAAGCGCCATTTCAGCACGAAACATGCGATGCAGCGGCTGGAAACGCCGTGCGGCCCCACCCGTTCGAAGCACTCGCGAAGCACACGGTGCCCGGCACGCCGGCGCCCCCTAACCGCCCGCGCCGCGATCGAGCGACGCCGCGCGGATCGCCTCCCCCGGCGCCGTAAAAGTCTGCTGCCTGAGCTGCGCGATCCGCGCATCGCGATCCTGCGGCGCGAGCCCCTGCGCCGCGATCCGGTCGCGCTCGGCCGCATAGGCTTGATAGCGCGTCTGCCACGCCTCGTCGTCCTGCTGCATCTGCGCGGCGCGCGCGGCCGCCTCGGGCCCGAGCGTCTGCGCGATCTGCGCGCGCATCTGGTCGGGCGTCGCGCCGGCCTTCTGCAGGTCGGCGATCTTCGTCACCGCGTCCTGCTGCGCATGCAGCGCCGCCTGCTGCGCGCGCTCGTCCGGCGTCAGCTGCGCGTCGAGCGCGGCAAGCCGCGCGGCCTTCTGCTCGGGGCTCAGCGTGGTGTCGTTGGCGATCCGGATCCGTTCGAGGTCATGGCGCTGCCGGCGCTGCTCGTCGCCGAAGAACGGCTCGGCCCACTCGCCGAGCGTGCGGTCGGCCAGCGCCGCGCGCTGATCGAGCGCGAGCTGCATGGCGGCCGGATCGAGCTTGTCGCCGAGCACCGCGCCGTCGCCGGGCAATTGCGCGAGCGCGTCGAAGTAGGCGCGATAGCGGCGCCAGACGCCGAGCGCCTCCGCTTGCGCGGGGCTGCCGTCAAGCTGCGCGGCGATCTCGCGCCGCACCAGCGCATCGAGCGCGGCGGGCGTCAGTTCGCCCTGCGCGGTCAGGCAATAGTCGAAGAACTCGCGCACCGCGCGCGTCCTCGCGAGCCCGCCGCCGGCGGCCAGCGGCAGGCGCGGCGCATGCGAGCCGGCCAGCGCGCCCGGCAGCGCCGCCGGCAACGGCATGGCGGCCTCCGCCGCGCCGCTTGCCGCGGCGGGCACGCCGGCCGCCGGCCCGCCCGCGACGGCACCGGCCGGCGCGGGCGACGGGGCGGCGGGCCGAAGCCACAGCACGACCGCGGCACAGGCGGCACACGCGACGAGCCCGGCCAGCGCGAACGACGCGCCGCGCATCGGGCGCGCGGCCAGCCCGCCGCGCGCCGGACGATCGGCCTGCGCCATCACACGCCCTGCAGCTTGAGCCGGTTCACGTGCGTGCGGATCACCGCGACCGGATCTTCCGCGTTGGCGCCGCGCACGCCGAGCAGCTGGTTGATCTCGTCGAGATGGTTCCAGTGGTAGCTGGTGCTGATCACCTGCCCGAACAGCGAGCTGCAGCGCGAGACGAGCCCGTCGTTCTGCCCCGAGGCGCGATTGATCATCACCGCGCCGGTGGCGAGCAGCGCGAGCGTGGACGGGTCGGTCACGTTCGCGACGTCGAGCGTGCCGGTGCTGGTGTCGGTCGCGCCGGTCACGCCGAGCACGGTGGAGGTGGGCTGGATCGCGGTGCCGCCCCACGAATAGAGCAGGTGCTGGCTGCCGCCGACGGTTTCGGTCGCGGCGCCCGTCTGGCACGAACCGGGCGCGCCCAGGCCCGCGCTCGGGAAGTTCCGGTTGTAGGTGGCGGTCTGCGCGGTGGTGAGCGTGCGCAGCGCCGCGAGCGCATCCTGGTCGGTGTTGTGCGAGCTGCTGACGAGCGTGCCGAACACGTTGACGAAGGCGGCGATCACCGTCGACGAGAGCCCGGTCGGATCGGTCTTCAGCACGTCCTGCACGAAGTCGGCGAACTCGGAGCCGCGATGCGGCGTGCCGATCGTCGTCACCGACGCCACCAGTTGCGGCGCCACGGCCGCGACGTAGCGCGAGGTCAGGCCGCCCTGGCTGTGGCCGATCAGGTTCACCTTGGTCGCGCCGGTGGCCGCGAGCACCTGCTTCACGTAGGCGAGCAGCTGCTCGCCGCGGCCGTTCGGCCCGTCGTCGCTCTGGAATCCCGAGAGATTCGCGACGTACACCTTCGCGCCATGCGATTGCAGATCACTCTGGATTCCGTACCAATAGTCCACCACGTTCGCGAACTTGTCGGTGCCCGCGAGGCCGTGGACGAGGATCACCGGATAGCGCGTCGCCGCGTAGGTGTCCGCCGCGACGGCCGCGGGCGACGCGGCCATCGTCAACCCGGCCGCGCCGGCCAGCGGCATCACCGCCAACGCCCATGCCACCGCCCTCGCCGCCACCCTGGAACGCATCGATCTGACCATGTTTATCTCCATCGTTATCGGTTACGTCGATCGGAATGCCACGCCGCGCGGTGCCGCGCCGTTCTCAGGTCGTCGGGCACGCTCGAGCGGCAAGTGCGGAGTGAAACATGGCGGCGCGGCTCCTGTCTGCAATCAGACGGCCGTTTGGATAGGCGTCTCTACTCGATGGACAGCGCCGCGCGCGCGCGGCGGGTGGACATATGACGGCGCGGATGCTGCGGCGCGCAAGCGGGCGCGATCGATCCGGTGAATGGCGTGCCGCGCGCGCGCCACGCGGGCGCGGGCGGCGATCAGGTTGCGGGCGCAACAATCACGCCGATTGCCGACGATTGCATCGCGAATCGACATGACACGGCGCGAGACGTATTGCGGCGCAGCGCGAAGGCCGCGCCGCGCGCGAAACGCCTGCGTTCAAGGTGAATTCGGAACGGGTCGGGGATGAACCCGGAAGCGCGTCCGGGACGCGCCCGGGCTCAAGGCAGGATCCGGCGCAGCGCCGCGTCGCGCTTCACGAAGTGATGCCAGAGCGCGGCCAGCGCATGCAGCGCGATCACGTAGTAGAACGCATTGCCGAGGAATTCGTGGATCTCCTTCAGCGGCCCGCGCAGGGCCGGGTTCGGCCCGAACAGCGTGAACGACAGATGCAGCGGTGCGATCTCCACCGGGTGCCCGCCCATGTTGACGAACGCGATGCCGAGCAGCGGCTGGCCGAGCGTGAACAGATACAGCATCAGGTGCGCGAGCTTCGCGAGCAGCGCGAGCACGAAAGGCTGCGGCAGCGGGTCCGGCCCGCGCGACGAGAACCGCCACAGCACGCGCAGGATCGACAGCGTCAGCACCAGCGTGCCGGCGGCGAAATGCACGCTGGTCCAGAACGTGCGGCTGTCGGTGCCCTTCGGGCCGCGAATCTCGATCGCCAGGTATGCGAGCGCGACGAGCAGGACGATCAGCCAGTGGAAAGCGATCGCGGGGCGGTTGTAGCGCGGCTGGGTCGCGAGGATGTTCTTCATCGGGGCTTCGGCGAGCGGGTATTGGTGGGATGAATGGGAGGCGTGCGGCGGCGCCGGTGGTCCGCCGGCTGCCGCGGTGCGATTGTACCGGGCGCGCCGCACGTCGGACGCATCCGCGCCGTCGCGGGGCAATGACAGGAGTCAAATCGTGGCGCGGCCGACCGGGAAACGTGCCGCGAAGCTCACGCTTGCCCTCGCCGTTCCGCCCGCGCCAAAAGAAAACGCCGCGCATCGAGCGCGGCGTCCGAAGCCCGCGCGGCGCGTCCCGGGCCGGGAGCGCCGCCGTGCCATGCGCGGCCGGCGGCCTCAGCCGCCGTTGCGCGGCAGGAACGTCATCGGATCGACGGGCTTGCCGTCCTGGCGCACCTCGAAGTCGAACGAGGCACGGCCGTCCGGATTGGTATCCATCTCGGCGACGGGCTGGCCGGCGCTGACGGCATCGCCGTCGTTCACGAGCAGCTTGCCGTTGTGGCCGTAGGCGGTGATCAGGCCGCTCTCGTGCTTCAGGATCACGAGCGGGCCGTACTTCGCCACGCCGTTGCCGGCATAGACCACGCGCCCCGCCGCCGCCGCGCGCACGGTCTTGTCGCCGGTGGAGGTGATCGTGATGCCGCGCGTGCGGCCCGGAATGAAGCGCGAGGTGACGGTGCCCTGCGCGGGCCACGCCAGCGCCGGCTGCGCCTCGGCGGGCGGCGTGCCCGGCAGCGCGGACGCCGACGGCGCCGTGCCGGCCGGGACCGGCGAGGTCACCGCGGTCGAGCCGAGCGGCGGCGCGACGCGCAGCACCTGGCCCGGCGTCAGCATGTCGGTGGGCGCGATGTGGTTCCAGCTCGCCAGGTCCTGCACGCGCTGGCCGAAGCCGGCCGCGACGCCCGGCAGCGTGTCGCCGGGGTTCACGCGGTAATAGCCGGCCAGCACGCCCGCCTGCGACTGGCGGCTCGGCTGCGGTTGTTGCCCGGACGGCTGCCAGTTGTCCGTCCATGGCGTCATCGTGCAGCCGCCGACGAGCGCCGCGCCGGCCGCAAGCCCGATCGCGCGCGAGACGGCGCGACGGTACGTGGTGGTTTCGGTGAAGATCGTTCTTCTCAAGCTGCCTCCCTAGTTTCGCTTCGCGGCCGGCCGCGCATCGCCAACG
This window encodes:
- a CDS encoding SRPBCC domain-containing protein, whose amino-acid sequence is MGLRGLLLKGIAVIVVGIIGPLFFLHEDISAHAETFIDRTPADVWKVVSNSTAYPDWNPFITRVDGEFREGETIRIVLGTGPDAMIFNPTVLIVHPEQDLCWRGSVWIRGVFDGTHCIHLTAVTGGTRLEQTESFSGLLVGRLTKDVIEETQRNFEAMNAAVQQRVDIKTH
- a CDS encoding SymE family type I addiction module toxin, which encodes MADTNHNALVLFPDRSVTIRESYRYINADLDQSTYPSMRIRGKWLEDAGFAPPQRVRIEVTLGRLVITPIPEEDCDHLGRDGFPILDRQTGLRRRMRCPANDKNKPNAFTA
- a CDS encoding MFS transporter; translation: MIAILLSVALATLDTAIANTALPAIAADLHTAPAASVWIINAYQLAMVATLLPLAALGDILGHRRVYIGGLIVFTAASLACSLVSTLPMLTAARIVQGLGAAAIMSVNAALIRCLYPAHRLGAGLGLNALIVGVSFAVGPTVASVILSVAAWPWLFAVNVPLGVAALVVAMPALPQTPRGGHAFDPVAACFNVITFAALIFALGEAAQRGPLALSLGAAGVALGFGWLLVRREAGHAAPMLPVDLFRRPVFTLSAVTAVCSFAAQGLAFVSLPFYFEDVLHRSAVETGFLMTPWSVVVALAAPVAGRLSDRYPPGLLGAVGLAVLAVGMALLAALPAYPQVADIVWRMALCGAGFGFFQSPNLKALMASAPPERSGGASGIIATARLIGQATGAALVALCFGIVGRHGPTLALALGAGFSAAASVASGLRLFAPSHRSGKAVGATRVGK
- a CDS encoding lipase secretion chaperone, which gives rise to MAQADRPARGGLAARPMRGASFALAGLVACAACAAVVLWLRPAAPSPAPAGAVAGGPAAGVPAAASGAAEAAMPLPAALPGALAGSHAPRLPLAAGGGLARTRAVREFFDYCLTAQGELTPAALDALVRREIAAQLDGSPAQAEALGVWRRYRAYFDALAQLPGDGAVLGDKLDPAAMQLALDQRAALADRTLGEWAEPFFGDEQRRQRHDLERIRIANDTTLSPEQKAARLAALDAQLTPDERAQQAALHAQQDAVTKIADLQKAGATPDQMRAQIAQTLGPEAAARAAQMQQDDEAWQTRYQAYAAERDRIAAQGLAPQDRDARIAQLRQQTFTAPGEAIRAASLDRGAGG
- a CDS encoding alpha/beta hydrolase, translating into MVRSMRSRVAARAVAWALAVMPLAGAAGLTMAASPAAVAADTYAATRYPVILVHGLAGTDKFANVVDYWYGIQSDLQSHGAKVYVANLSGFQSDDGPNGRGEQLLAYVKQVLAATGATKVNLIGHSQGGLTSRYVAAVAPQLVASVTTIGTPHRGSEFADFVQDVLKTDPTGLSSTVIAAFVNVFGTLVSSSHNTDQDALAALRTLTTAQTATYNRNFPSAGLGAPGSCQTGAATETVGGSQHLLYSWGGTAIQPTSTVLGVTGATDTSTGTLDVANVTDPSTLALLATGAVMINRASGQNDGLVSRCSSLFGQVISTSYHWNHLDEINQLLGVRGANAEDPVAVIRTHVNRLKLQGV
- a CDS encoding cytochrome b produces the protein MKNILATQPRYNRPAIAFHWLIVLLVALAYLAIEIRGPKGTDSRTFWTSVHFAAGTLVLTLSILRVLWRFSSRGPDPLPQPFVLALLAKLAHLMLYLFTLGQPLLGIAFVNMGGHPVEIAPLHLSFTLFGPNPALRGPLKEIHEFLGNAFYYVIALHALAALWHHFVKRDAALRRILP
- a CDS encoding peptidoglycan DD-metalloendopeptidase family protein, yielding MRRTIFTETTTYRRAVSRAIGLAAGAALVGGCTMTPWTDNWQPSGQQPQPSRQSQAGVLAGYYRVNPGDTLPGVAAGFGQRVQDLASWNHIAPTDMLTPGQVLRVAPPLGSTAVTSPVPAGTAPSASALPGTPPAEAQPALAWPAQGTVTSRFIPGRTRGITITSTGDKTVRAAAAGRVVYAGNGVAKYGPLVILKHESGLITAYGHNGKLLVNDGDAVSAGQPVAEMDTNPDGRASFDFEVRQDGKPVDPMTFLPRNGG